Proteins from one Deinococcus sp. AB2017081 genomic window:
- a CDS encoding CAP domain-containing protein, producing the protein MRHPFPALLVLLLSACGTAPTESVVRAGQTAVPAAQFTREVFDLTNAARAQARVCGATPYAAAPPLAYDSRLEASAQAHAQDMAAKNYFSHDSQDGRTFSQRITAAGYPWAVAAENIAAGQTTPQEVVQAWLDSPGHCAEIMADDLQEIGIGYVQASGGTYGTYWVQDFGTRR; encoded by the coding sequence ATGCGACACCCATTCCCCGCCCTGCTTGTGCTGCTCCTGAGTGCGTGTGGCACCGCTCCCACCGAGTCCGTCGTCCGTGCCGGCCAGACCGCCGTGCCCGCAGCGCAGTTCACGCGGGAGGTGTTCGACCTGACGAACGCCGCCCGCGCCCAGGCCCGCGTGTGTGGAGCGACGCCGTATGCCGCCGCACCGCCGCTGGCCTACGACTCCCGGCTGGAGGCGTCCGCGCAGGCCCACGCTCAGGACATGGCGGCGAAGAACTACTTCTCGCACGACAGCCAGGACGGCCGCACCTTCTCGCAGCGCATCACCGCCGCCGGCTACCCGTGGGCGGTGGCAGCCGAGAACATCGCCGCCGGCCAGACCACACCCCAGGAGGTCGTCCAGGCGTGGCTCGACAGCCCGGGCCACTGCGCCGAGATCATGGCCGACGACCTGCAAGAGATCGGCATCGGGTATGTCCAGGCCAGCGGCGGCACGTACGGCACGTACTGGGTGCAGGACTTCGGCACGCGCAGGTAG